A genome region from Urocitellus parryii isolate mUroPar1 chromosome X, mUroPar1.hap1, whole genome shotgun sequence includes the following:
- the LOC113200264 gene encoding ubiquitin-conjugating enzyme E2 D2-like, translating to MALKRIHKELLDMARDPPAQCSAGPVGDDMFRWQAAIMGPITFITRIYHPNINRSGNICLDILRSEWSPALTISKVLLSICSMLCDPNPDDPLVPEIAKIYLKDRRKYDRVAQEWTEKYAM from the exons ATGGCTCTGAAGCGAATTCACAAGGAGCTCCTTGACATGGCCCGCGACCCCCCTGCCCAGTGTTCAGCAGGACCAGTGGGAGATGACATGTTCCGTTGGCAAGCTGCCATCATGGGGCC GATCACGTTCATCACCCGAATTTACCACCCTAATATCAACAGAAGCGGAAACATTTGTCTAGACATCCTTAGATCTGAGTGGTCACCAGCGCTGACAATCTCTAAAGTGCTGTTGTCTATCTGCTCTATGTTGTGCGACCCTAATCCGGATGATCCTTTGGTTCCTGAAATTGCTAAGATCTATCTAAAGGACAGGAGAAAGTATGACAGAGTCGCTCAAGAGTGGACCGAAAAATATGCCATGTGA